The DNA window CTCGGACGCGGGACCAAGGGGCTCGAGGTCGTCTTGAAGGGGAGCGACGAGCGCCCCTCACCACGCTCCGACTCGGGAGAAATGGCCACGGTCTCGTCGCGCACGGCGCGAGGACGCTCGACTTCCCGGTCGAAGGGAAGCTCGGCGCGCTGCCCCGCTTCCGAGAGTTCGTCGGCGGAGAGGGCCATCGTGCCTTCGTCCACCGGAAGTGAGGCCTTGGAGGGAGCGGCTGGTGGGCGCTTCGCCGCCTGGGTCCAGGGCGTCGCCTTCTTCTCACCGGGGGAGCGCACCAGCGTGGTCGCGTTGTCGTCCACCTCGAGCGCGTCCGTCGTGTCTTCGGTGAAGGTGATCTGCACCTTCTCGGCGGGCGGGGACTCCGGCCACGCCGTGGTCTCTCCTGGCCGCTCGATCGCGACGACGATGTGCATCCCCGCGGCGTGCTCCTCGTTGCGCACCGGCAACAGCGCGCGCCAGACGAGCTCGACGCGCTGGGTGTCGGTGTCGATGCGCAGGGTGTCGGCGAGCAGCTCGATCGGTCGACCGAAGGGCGGCGAGGGGTCGGTCAGGCCGTGGACCCGCGCCATCGCCTTGAGGTTCGGCAAGCGCGACCGCACCCGCGGCAAGGTGGGATGCAAGCCTTCGAGCAGGATCCACTCGTCGCCGACGAGGTACGCGCACCGCTGGTCCAGCGGCGCCGACTGGAAGTAAGCGTAGTCGACCCCCTCCGAGACGACGGGGATCGGCAGCTCCAGCGCCTTGCGCGCGCCGGCGTCGAGCATCTGCTTGCGCGCAGGCCAGCCCCGCGCGATCGGTCCGAAGCCCGCGGTGCGCTCCGGATCCTGGGGATCCAGCACGTTGGGATGCACCTTCTTTGCGCCGCCGATGCCCGTGCCGAAGGGGTTGTCCTTCCAGCCGATGCCACCGTAGGCCCGCTCGTATGTGAGCGGCATGTGCTCGAAGGGCGCCGAGGGCTCCTCGCCGCGTCGATCCCCCACGACGCGCAGCACCTTGTCGAACACCGACTGCTCACGGAACAGCGCGAGCCGCACGTCCAGCGTCGAGACGGGGCCCTCGGTCGCGTGGGCGTGGCCGGTCAGGACGACATCGGCCTGTCGCAGGTAGGGGACGAGGTCGGTGGTCGCGCGCACGCTTCGCGTGGGGATGTCCTGGTGATGGACCTCCTCGCGCAGGAGCGACTCTGGAGATTCCAGGGTCATGTCGGCTTCGTTGGCGATGCCGAGCGTCGCCTTGACGATCACCGTCGCATAGAGCTGACCACGCGCGCGCCAGAGCAGCGCGCCGCATGCAACGGGGCCTAGCGTGGAGATGGCCAGCGGCCAGGGCGCCTCGCGAATCATGGGGCCAGCGAGCATACACGCGCGGTGCGGCGGGCGTTCGCGGTTTCCTTGGCCCCTGATGCCGGTGCCGGGTACGTCGTGCGACCCTACGTCGGAAGGAGATGGACTTTGGGCGCACTCAAAGGGACGATCACGTACACGAAGCTCTATGTGCGCGGCACGCTGGACGACAGTTTTCGCGACCTGTTCGTGGAGCGAATTCGGCTTCGCGCCTTCCAGCCGCTCACCATCGAAGGCGAAGAGGAGCAGAAGGTCGGCTGGTGCTCCATCGAGGATCCGCTGGACACCGATCTCGACCACAACAAGCTGTACTACGGCTCTTACCTCAACCTGGGGCTGAGAACCGATCGCTGGGTCATCCCAGGTCCGCTCTTGAAGGCGCACCTGGCCGAGGCCGAGAGGGCGCATTTGCAGAAGCGGGGCCGCGAGAAATTGACGCGCCGCGAGAAGGAAGAGATCCGCACGATGGTGTCCCGGCGTCTGCGCAAGCAGGTGCTGCCGGTGATGAACGTCGTGGATCTGTCGTGGAACCTCGACAGCGGGGTCGTCCGGTTCTGGAGTCAGTCCCAGCGGGTGCTCGAGTCCATGATGGAGCTGTTCGAGGACACCTTCAGCGTGAACCTCTTGCCGGAGAGTCCGGGCGCGTCGGCGATCACCCTGGAGCTGTCGGAGGCACACGCCCGCGCACTCGACGCGATCACCCCCACGACCTTCCACCCCGTGTTCGCCTGAGGAGAAGTTCATGGATCTGGTCGATCTGATCGAGAAGCGCAGGTTCCTCGGACGGGAGTTCCTCCTCTGGCTGTGGTTCCAGGGGGACCTCCGGGAGAACAGGTTCGACGTCGAAGACTTCGGGCCGTGCGACATCCAGCTGGAGGGGCAGCTCACCCTCACGCAGGAGAAAGAGCAGAGCCGGTTGAAGGGGGCCATCCCCAGCGCGGCGCCCGAGGCCCGCGAGGCGCTGCGGCAAGGCAAGCTGCCCACGCAGGCGCGCATGCGCATCGAGCGGGGCGAGCTCACCTTCACCTTCGTGCTGCAGTCCGACTCGCTCGCGCTCTCCGGGGTGCGCATCCCGGCGCA is part of the Chondromyces crocatus genome and encodes:
- a CDS encoding recombination-associated protein RdgC; translation: MGALKGTITYTKLYVRGTLDDSFRDLFVERIRLRAFQPLTIEGEEEQKVGWCSIEDPLDTDLDHNKLYYGSYLNLGLRTDRWVIPGPLLKAHLAEAERAHLQKRGREKLTRREKEEIRTMVSRRLRKQVLPVMNVVDLSWNLDSGVVRFWSQSQRVLESMMELFEDTFSVNLLPESPGASAITLELSEAHARALDAITPTTFHPVFA